In a single window of the Tellurirhabdus bombi genome:
- a CDS encoding YitT family protein, with protein sequence MQASIIDTQPTKSQTLIRQIKDAAFLIAGVLSAGMGLKGFLLPNDFLDGGAIGISLLLQIQTGVDLAILVILVNIPFIWLGYRQISAGFALKTLIAIGLLALCLVAVPYPVVTTDKLLIAVFGGFFLGAGIGLAMRGGGVLDGTEVLAIYISRKSALTVGDVIMVINILIFGSAAWLINIETALYAMLTYLAASKTIDFIIHGIEEYTALLIVSDQHEKIRVMLTEELKRGVTIMKGEKGYGKRGLRDNDVNVLYIVVTRLETTRVKDRIEQIDEKAFIIQHAIDDAKGGMVKGRPLH encoded by the coding sequence ATGCAAGCATCAATCATCGATACTCAACCAACAAAAAGTCAAACACTTATTCGCCAGATTAAAGATGCGGCCTTTCTTATTGCCGGCGTCCTGAGCGCCGGTATGGGTCTGAAAGGATTCTTACTACCCAATGATTTTCTGGACGGAGGCGCCATCGGTATTTCACTACTTCTCCAGATTCAAACGGGTGTTGATCTAGCCATTTTGGTTATTTTAGTCAATATTCCATTTATCTGGCTGGGCTACCGCCAGATTTCAGCGGGTTTTGCCCTTAAAACGCTCATTGCCATTGGGCTGCTCGCCCTGTGTCTGGTAGCGGTACCTTATCCCGTTGTCACAACGGATAAATTACTCATCGCCGTTTTCGGCGGTTTTTTCCTCGGGGCCGGTATTGGGCTAGCCATGCGGGGTGGTGGCGTTCTGGACGGAACGGAGGTGTTAGCCATCTACATCAGCCGTAAGTCGGCCCTGACTGTTGGTGACGTTATCATGGTTATCAATATTCTCATTTTTGGTTCGGCAGCTTGGTTAATCAACATTGAAACAGCGCTTTATGCCATGCTCACCTACCTGGCAGCTTCCAAGACGATTGACTTTATCATTCACGGTATTGAGGAATATACCGCCCTGCTTATTGTTTCCGACCAGCACGAAAAAATCCGGGTTATGCTTACGGAAGAGCTAAAACGTGGGGTTACAATTATGAAGGGCGAAAAAGGCTACGGTAAACGAGGCTTGCGGGATAACGATGTCAACGTTCTGTATATCGTAGTAACCCGTCTGGAAACTACCCGCGTGAAAGACCGAATCGAGCAAATTGACGAAAAAGCCTTTATCATTCAACATGCCATCGATGATGCCAAAGGAGGCATGGTCAAGGGGCGTCCGCTGCATTAA
- a CDS encoding TIM barrel protein: protein MDIPIPRRDALKGLLAVGATAALPGALLAQPNPNDKPFSIHVFSKHLHFLNFPEMAAAVADMGFDGVDLSVRPGGHVEPELAKETLPRAVEALQKKNVAALMMTTAISRADHPTTKPILETAAKVGIRYYRTGWFPYPADQSIPVALWQYQQQLTELARLNESYGIAGGYQNHAGTNFGAAVWDLAQVLHAVKSPFMGCQYDIRHATIEGGMSWANGLRAIAPHVRFLAIKDFVWEKKDGRWKVVNVPLGQGMVNFPAFFAALKQGGIQVPISLHFEYPLGGADQGNRTLTIPREQVYQAMRTDLETLRKMLKEAGLA, encoded by the coding sequence ATGGACATACCTATTCCTCGTCGTGATGCATTGAAAGGTTTATTAGCCGTTGGCGCAACGGCGGCCCTGCCGGGTGCGTTGTTGGCGCAGCCCAATCCGAACGATAAGCCATTTAGTATTCATGTTTTCTCCAAACACCTGCATTTCCTGAATTTTCCGGAAATGGCGGCGGCCGTGGCTGACATGGGTTTCGACGGGGTGGATTTGAGCGTTCGACCGGGAGGACACGTGGAACCGGAGCTGGCTAAAGAAACACTACCACGCGCGGTGGAAGCCCTCCAGAAAAAAAACGTGGCTGCTCTGATGATGACCACGGCCATCAGTCGGGCCGATCATCCGACGACCAAGCCAATTTTAGAAACAGCTGCCAAAGTAGGCATTCGGTATTACCGCACCGGCTGGTTTCCCTACCCGGCTGACCAGTCCATTCCAGTGGCGCTCTGGCAATACCAGCAGCAACTGACTGAACTTGCCCGGCTCAACGAATCGTATGGCATTGCGGGTGGGTACCAAAACCACGCGGGAACGAACTTTGGGGCGGCTGTCTGGGATTTAGCACAGGTATTGCACGCCGTTAAAAGTCCGTTCATGGGTTGTCAGTACGACATTCGTCACGCGACGATTGAAGGTGGGATGAGCTGGGCGAATGGATTGCGGGCCATTGCGCCGCACGTTCGCTTTCTGGCCATTAAAGATTTTGTCTGGGAGAAAAAAGACGGGCGTTGGAAGGTCGTAAACGTGCCGTTGGGACAAGGGATGGTTAACTTCCCAGCCTTTTTCGCGGCATTGAAACAGGGCGGTATCCAGGTGCCTATTTCCCTGCATTTTGAGTACCCACTCGGCGGGGCTGATCAGGGTAACCGCACGCTGACCATTCCGCGTGAGCAGGTTTACCAGGCCATGCGGACTGACCTGGAAACCTTGCGAAAAATGCTGAAAGAGGCGGGGCTGGCTTAA
- a CDS encoding PQQ-dependent sugar dehydrogenase: MIKSTLIKFVTMGVAAGMIACGQSNKSEKEAESADTLASQDPSGTVDLPAPSESKNHYSNVVGWEAGQKPTAPEGFEVTEFARDLKNPRWIYIAPNGDILVAESQTERKGVKKVTAEVTGRANSEADGKSANRITLFRDTNKDGKFDVRETFLQGLNQPFGMLILDNSFYVANTDGLLKYPYKEGQTKITAPGTKVMELPAGGYNNHWTRNLLANADGSKIYVSVGSGSNVGENGMEHEVKRANILEINPDGTGERVFASGLRNPVGMDWNPKTNALWTAVNERDELGDDLVPDYITSVKEGAFYGWPYSYYGQTEDPRRKGEQPEMVKKAIAPDVPVGSHTASLGLAFYDQTAFPEKYRNGAFVGQRGSWNRSALSGYKVIFVPFQDGKPSGKPEDFLTGFIINDKDVHGRPVGVMVHPDGSLLVADDAGNRIWRVSAKR; this comes from the coding sequence ATGATTAAATCAACGTTAATAAAGTTTGTTACGATGGGGGTTGCGGCGGGAATGATCGCCTGCGGCCAGTCTAACAAATCAGAGAAAGAGGCTGAATCAGCGGATACGTTAGCCAGTCAGGACCCGTCAGGGACCGTAGATCTGCCCGCTCCTTCTGAGTCAAAAAATCATTACAGCAATGTCGTTGGCTGGGAAGCCGGCCAGAAACCAACCGCGCCCGAAGGCTTCGAAGTAACCGAATTTGCCCGCGATCTAAAAAATCCACGCTGGATTTATATTGCACCCAACGGCGATATTCTGGTTGCTGAATCCCAGACGGAACGGAAAGGCGTCAAAAAAGTAACTGCTGAAGTAACAGGACGGGCCAATTCGGAAGCAGACGGCAAGAGCGCCAACCGCATTACGCTATTTCGGGATACCAACAAGGACGGTAAATTCGACGTCCGCGAAACGTTTCTGCAAGGCCTGAACCAGCCTTTTGGGATGTTGATCCTCGACAATTCATTTTACGTAGCCAACACCGATGGGCTGCTAAAATATCCTTACAAAGAGGGACAAACGAAGATCACCGCGCCGGGAACCAAAGTCATGGAACTTCCCGCCGGGGGATATAACAACCACTGGACCCGTAACCTGCTTGCTAACGCGGATGGATCTAAAATTTATGTATCGGTCGGCTCGGGAAGTAACGTGGGCGAAAACGGCATGGAGCACGAGGTAAAACGCGCCAATATTCTGGAAATCAATCCTGATGGCACTGGGGAGCGTGTTTTCGCCAGCGGCTTGCGCAATCCGGTGGGTATGGATTGGAACCCTAAAACAAACGCACTCTGGACCGCTGTGAATGAGCGCGATGAGTTGGGTGATGATCTGGTTCCCGATTATATCACCAGCGTTAAGGAAGGTGCTTTCTACGGATGGCCTTATTCTTATTATGGCCAAACTGAAGATCCACGCCGCAAAGGAGAACAACCCGAAATGGTAAAAAAAGCCATTGCGCCGGATGTTCCTGTAGGTTCGCACACTGCTTCACTGGGGCTAGCCTTTTACGACCAGACTGCCTTTCCGGAAAAATACCGCAATGGTGCTTTCGTTGGTCAACGTGGCTCCTGGAATCGCTCGGCTTTGTCGGGTTACAAAGTTATTTTTGTTCCTTTCCAGGACGGCAAGCCCAGCGGTAAACCCGAAGACTTCCTGACAGGATTCATTATTAATGACAAAGACGTACACGGTCGGCCAGTTGGCGTGATGGTTCATCCGGACGGATCACTGCTAGTTGCCGACGACGCGGGCAACCGAATCTGGCGGGTAAGTGCGAAGCGCTAA
- a CDS encoding alpha/beta hydrolase → MKLFRYFLYTFLSLFILLNILLAFHAYRFTYFYDNPERQRPKKPEEYTSAERLQGALFGLKFKKAVVDSFPTVPFQTVQLKTTDGETLEGWYVPAQAALGTVILSHGHANSKARVLAEAQYFHELGFNTLAYDFRAHGNSSGNICTIGYNEVQDVKAAYDFVARKGEKNIVLWGISMGAAAITKALVDYSDLKPTRVILECPFASLYEAVQGRLRTMHLPTSPASELLLTWGSLERGMWSFGYSPADYAHQLHMPVLLNWGANDKRVTRHETDEIFANIGSTRKQLIVFEQSGHQSFCKSEGPKWKAAINRFLDAEPRPIAHLAQSKALTP, encoded by the coding sequence ATGAAACTCTTCCGCTACTTCCTTTATACGTTCTTGAGCTTGTTTATTCTGCTGAATATCCTGCTTGCTTTTCATGCCTATCGGTTCACTTATTTCTACGACAATCCAGAGCGCCAGCGCCCCAAAAAACCCGAAGAATACACATCTGCCGAACGACTACAAGGGGCGTTGTTTGGCCTGAAATTCAAGAAGGCCGTGGTCGACTCCTTCCCTACTGTTCCTTTCCAGACGGTTCAACTCAAAACCACCGATGGCGAAACGCTGGAAGGCTGGTATGTGCCCGCCCAGGCGGCTTTAGGAACGGTTATTTTAAGTCATGGTCACGCCAATAGCAAAGCAAGGGTGTTGGCCGAAGCGCAGTATTTTCACGAACTAGGGTTTAACACACTCGCTTACGATTTCCGGGCGCACGGCAACAGCTCAGGCAACATTTGCACCATTGGCTACAACGAAGTACAGGACGTAAAAGCAGCCTACGATTTTGTAGCTCGTAAAGGCGAGAAAAATATTGTTCTCTGGGGCATATCGATGGGCGCTGCCGCCATCACCAAAGCCCTGGTTGACTACAGCGACCTGAAACCCACGCGGGTTATTCTGGAATGTCCCTTTGCCTCACTTTACGAAGCGGTGCAGGGCCGCCTTCGGACGATGCACCTGCCAACTAGTCCGGCCTCAGAGCTTTTGCTTACCTGGGGCAGTTTAGAGCGGGGCATGTGGTCGTTTGGGTATAGCCCCGCCGACTATGCCCACCAGCTTCACATGCCCGTATTGCTTAACTGGGGTGCAAATGACAAGCGGGTAACCCGCCACGAAACCGACGAGATTTTTGCCAACATTGGCTCTACCCGCAAACAGCTGATTGTATTTGAGCAATCGGGCCATCAATCATTCTGCAAAAGCGAAGGACCAAAATGGAAAGCCGCCATCAATCGCTTTCTGGATGCCGAGCCGCGTCCCATTGCCCATTTGGCCCAGTCCAAAGCTCTTACGCCCTGA
- a CDS encoding methylated-DNA--[protein]-cysteine S-methyltransferase codes for MPLQTAYFTSPLGSVRIVGDESGIHAISCLDEPTPISSDPDLAAPIQACLQQLTDYFAGTRRSFDLPLTPAGTAFQQTVWQALLEVPYGKTLSYLTLARRLGDEKAIRAVAAANGRNPLWIVVPCHRIIGSNGSLTGYAGGLWRKKWLLEHERGEQQLSLNLGF; via the coding sequence ATGCCGCTTCAAACTGCTTATTTCACTAGCCCACTCGGGTCCGTCCGAATTGTGGGTGATGAATCTGGGATTCACGCCATTTCTTGTCTGGACGAGCCAACGCCAATTTCCTCCGATCCGGATTTAGCCGCCCCGATTCAGGCTTGCCTACAGCAATTGACGGACTATTTTGCCGGAACGCGTCGCAGCTTTGACTTACCACTTACTCCCGCGGGAACTGCTTTTCAACAGACTGTATGGCAGGCGCTGCTGGAAGTACCCTATGGCAAAACACTTTCTTACCTGACGCTGGCCCGCCGTCTGGGTGACGAAAAAGCCATTCGGGCAGTGGCGGCGGCCAACGGACGTAATCCGCTGTGGATCGTGGTTCCCTGCCACCGCATAATTGGTTCCAACGGCAGCCTGACGGGTTATGCCGGTGGACTGTGGCGTAAAAAATGGTTACTGGAACATGAACGCGGGGAACAACAACTTAGCCTCAATCTGGGTTTTTAA
- a CDS encoding Dps family protein, whose translation MQLNIGLEKDTLKQVCDLLNSFLADQHVLYIKTRKYHWNVSGPSFLEYHEFFEKQYKAIEAAIDEVAERIRTLGGRPLATLEDFLANTSLQEDKSAEVKTADMFKRLLDDHEQSIRELRVDIAKCEELEDAGTADFLTQLMEAHEKMAWMLRKYLS comes from the coding sequence ATGCAACTCAATATTGGTCTAGAAAAAGATACCCTCAAGCAAGTCTGCGATCTCCTCAATAGTTTTCTCGCTGATCAGCATGTGCTTTATATCAAGACCCGGAAATACCACTGGAATGTCAGCGGACCCAGCTTCCTGGAATACCACGAATTTTTTGAAAAACAGTATAAAGCCATTGAGGCAGCCATTGACGAAGTAGCCGAGCGCATTCGTACGCTAGGTGGCCGTCCACTGGCGACTCTGGAAGATTTTCTGGCTAACACCAGCCTTCAGGAAGACAAGAGCGCTGAAGTTAAAACGGCGGATATGTTCAAGCGGCTGTTGGACGATCACGAACAGTCCATCCGGGAACTCCGGGTTGACATTGCCAAGTGTGAAGAACTCGAAGATGCCGGCACCGCCGACTTCCTGACTCAACTCATGGAGGCACACGAAAAAATGGCCTGGATGCTGCGGAAATACCTTTCGTAG
- a CDS encoding PQQ-dependent sugar dehydrogenase, with translation MMMYIKKTATTLLGSLAATAIFAFVVSMACQSNDAEKADGPAAGGDASFQLENAFPALNFDRPVEFTHAGDGTNRVFVLEQPGRIRLFENDPAVKTAGVYLDIQSRVSSAGEMGLLGLAFHPNFKQNGYFFVNYTKDNPRETIISRFKASTANANQVDPTTETILLRFPQPYANHNGGKIAFGPDGFLYIATGDGGSGGDPQNNAQNRTNYLGKILRIDVNATTKGAYGIPADNPYVGNKDGHLEEIFAYGLRNPWRFSFDSNTGQIWAGDVGQNTLEEIDIITKGGNYGWRLKEGNNCFNPANNCDQGNLVMPVHQYPRTDGLSITGGVVYRGTKIPALQGKYIYADYVSKKVWSLNVSGSTASNNQLIASDAGSVSAFGEDANKELYILDHTGGSIKRFVAKP, from the coding sequence ATGATGATGTACATAAAAAAAACGGCTACGACCCTGCTAGGCTCCTTGGCGGCTACGGCTATCTTCGCTTTTGTGGTGTCGATGGCCTGCCAGTCAAACGATGCGGAAAAGGCAGACGGCCCCGCCGCTGGAGGCGATGCTTCTTTCCAGTTGGAAAACGCTTTTCCAGCCCTGAATTTTGACCGCCCTGTAGAATTTACCCACGCGGGTGATGGCACCAATCGAGTATTTGTTCTGGAGCAACCGGGGCGGATTCGTCTTTTCGAAAATGATCCGGCGGTAAAAACAGCGGGCGTTTACCTGGATATACAAAGCCGCGTTTCTTCGGCGGGTGAAATGGGTTTGTTGGGGCTGGCGTTCCACCCTAATTTCAAGCAGAACGGCTACTTCTTTGTCAATTATACCAAGGATAATCCGCGCGAAACCATCATCAGTCGCTTTAAAGCGTCCACTGCCAATGCAAACCAGGTCGATCCGACCACCGAAACCATTCTCCTGCGCTTTCCTCAACCCTATGCCAACCATAACGGAGGTAAAATTGCGTTTGGACCCGATGGGTTTCTTTACATTGCTACGGGCGATGGCGGTAGCGGAGGCGACCCCCAAAACAACGCGCAGAATCGAACCAACTACCTCGGAAAAATCCTACGCATCGATGTCAATGCAACCACCAAGGGAGCATACGGCATTCCAGCTGATAATCCCTATGTTGGCAATAAAGACGGACACCTTGAAGAAATTTTTGCGTATGGTCTACGCAATCCGTGGCGCTTTAGTTTCGATAGCAATACGGGCCAGATCTGGGCGGGTGACGTGGGGCAAAATACGCTGGAAGAAATCGACATTATCACCAAAGGCGGTAACTACGGCTGGCGCCTGAAAGAAGGAAATAACTGTTTCAATCCAGCCAACAATTGCGACCAGGGCAATCTGGTAATGCCTGTTCACCAATACCCAAGAACGGACGGTTTGTCGATTACGGGCGGTGTTGTTTACCGGGGCACCAAAATACCCGCTTTGCAGGGCAAATATATATACGCGGATTACGTCAGTAAAAAAGTCTGGTCTCTTAATGTATCGGGTAGCACCGCTTCCAATAACCAACTCATTGCTAGCGACGCTGGTTCAGTATCCGCTTTTGGCGAAGATGCCAACAAAGAGTTGTACATTCTGGATCATACGGGTGGATCAATCAAACGATTTGTAGCGAAACCCTAA
- a CDS encoding alpha/beta fold hydrolase, translating to MKYLLFLLLPILFSSCFRRWSMNERQIRAHYTDRAVKPTFYTIDNDSIHLHCASIGYDTLPPLLLVHGAPGAWYGYLRMLDDTLLQRNFHIISVDRPGYAKSRKGRKAITSIDQQANAIVKALRLNHSGQPALVLGRSFGAPIAARIAMLYPEKVQHLFMVAAPIDPEKEKFWWFSKWGRFPLVKLFLPRSLNTATAEKYSHVSELKRLVPFWQSLQVPVTFMQGGKDWIVDPSNLDFARRSLAGKDAEFLFLPDAGHLITNSHAALVRELIMRCTSCYAPAPSDTTRPPALQLPSKTFH from the coding sequence ATGAAATACCTTCTGTTTTTACTTCTTCCGATTCTTTTTTCGAGTTGTTTCCGGCGTTGGAGCATGAACGAACGGCAGATTCGGGCGCATTATACCGACCGCGCCGTTAAACCCACGTTCTATACCATCGACAACGACAGCATTCATCTTCATTGCGCCAGCATTGGTTACGACACTCTTCCTCCACTATTGCTTGTTCACGGAGCGCCGGGAGCCTGGTACGGTTACCTGCGCATGCTTGATGATACGCTGCTGCAACGCAACTTTCACATTATCTCGGTAGATCGACCGGGTTACGCCAAATCCCGCAAAGGCCGGAAGGCCATCACGTCTATTGACCAGCAGGCCAACGCCATCGTGAAAGCGCTGCGGCTGAACCATTCGGGTCAGCCAGCCCTGGTGCTGGGGCGTTCTTTCGGTGCCCCCATTGCCGCCCGAATCGCAATGCTCTACCCGGAAAAAGTGCAGCATTTATTCATGGTGGCCGCGCCGATCGATCCTGAAAAAGAAAAATTCTGGTGGTTCTCCAAATGGGGGCGCTTTCCGCTGGTTAAGTTGTTTTTGCCCCGCTCCCTTAACACAGCTACCGCCGAAAAGTATTCACACGTGTCTGAATTAAAGCGCCTTGTTCCTTTCTGGCAGTCGTTACAGGTGCCCGTGACGTTCATGCAAGGCGGTAAAGACTGGATTGTTGATCCTTCTAACCTGGATTTTGCGCGACGAAGCCTGGCGGGTAAAGACGCGGAGTTTTTGTTTCTGCCGGATGCGGGTCATTTGATCACCAATTCCCACGCGGCTCTGGTTCGGGAATTGATCATGCGTTGCACATCCTGCTACGCTCCGGCTCCTTCCGACACAACTCGGCCCCCGGCTTTGCAGCTACCCAGTAAAACCTTTCACTGA
- a CDS encoding serine O-acetyltransferase — protein sequence MTTTEQQLFFERLATQNASYRYRLPSKPDVGRFIDNLIRFLFPITQDCRLLELSTADSYHNLKKQLECLLLPLETNLLADRHTVNEQFFDQLPAIYELLLMDAQAIATNDPASVGVEEVLAVYPGFYAIAVYRLAHLLSDLNVPLLPRMLTEYAHGLTGIDIHPRAEIGQSFFIDHGTGVVIGEAAIIGNNVKIYQGVTLGATHVTKSMAQKKRHPTIEDNVVIYANATILGGKTVIGHDSIIGGNVWLTESVEPYSRVYHQSQIEVRSLPS from the coding sequence ATGACTACTACTGAACAACAGTTGTTTTTTGAACGTCTGGCAACTCAGAATGCCAGTTATCGCTATCGGCTGCCTTCTAAACCCGACGTCGGTCGATTTATTGATAACCTGATTCGCTTTCTATTTCCGATTACGCAGGATTGCCGACTGCTTGAACTAAGCACGGCTGATTCGTACCATAATCTTAAAAAGCAACTCGAATGCCTGTTGTTGCCTCTGGAAACGAATTTGTTAGCAGACAGACATACGGTTAACGAACAGTTTTTCGATCAGCTTCCCGCAATTTATGAGCTGTTGCTGATGGACGCACAGGCCATTGCTACCAACGACCCCGCTTCGGTGGGCGTCGAGGAGGTATTAGCAGTTTATCCCGGCTTTTACGCAATCGCTGTCTACCGACTTGCGCACCTGCTTTCGGACTTAAATGTGCCGCTGTTGCCCCGCATGCTGACCGAATATGCACACGGCCTGACAGGTATTGACATTCACCCGCGCGCTGAAATTGGCCAGTCGTTTTTCATCGACCACGGCACCGGCGTTGTAATTGGCGAGGCTGCCATTATTGGCAATAACGTGAAAATCTACCAGGGCGTGACGCTGGGAGCCACGCACGTCACGAAATCGATGGCCCAAAAGAAGCGGCACCCAACCATTGAGGACAATGTGGTAATCTATGCCAATGCCACTATTCTAGGCGGAAAAACGGTTATTGGTCATGATTCCATCATCGGTGGAAACGTCTGGCTAACCGAAAGCGTGGAGCCTTATTCGCGGGTTTATCACCAGAGTCAGATTGAAGTACGCTCCCTACCCAGCTAG
- a CDS encoding PQQ-dependent sugar dehydrogenase, with translation MLQAKKTASAPSSLAVATLFALLAPLACQSPNLDETSSAKPNGARASAIQLENAFPNITFSQPVEMTHAGDRSNRVYVVEKGGRIRVLENSPATQSASLYLDIQNRVATAGEMGLLGLAFHPNFKQNGYFFVNYVKENPRETIISRFKASSTTANQVDPATEVVLLRIPQPAFDNHKGGKIAFGRDGFLYIATGDGGGGGDPLNNAQNRTNLLGKILRIDVNGNNKGTYGIPADNPYVGNSNGFREEIYAYGLRNPWRFSFDFITGQLWLADVGQGKFEEIDIITKGGNYGWRLKEGNSCYNPETNCDQPGLVAPIFQYGRTEGVSITGGTVYWGRRQATSLKGKYIYGDFGSGKIWALTFSGNKVISNEVIVDDAGSISAFGEDANRELYILDFGTGTIKRMAVQ, from the coding sequence ATGCTGCAAGCAAAAAAAACAGCCTCAGCTCCAAGTTCATTAGCCGTAGCGACGCTTTTTGCCCTACTGGCTCCTCTGGCTTGTCAGTCGCCAAATCTGGACGAAACCAGCAGCGCCAAACCTAACGGGGCCCGCGCCAGTGCCATCCAGCTAGAGAATGCTTTCCCCAATATTACCTTTTCTCAACCCGTTGAAATGACGCACGCGGGCGACCGGTCGAATCGGGTGTATGTGGTTGAGAAAGGCGGTCGGATCCGTGTGCTTGAGAACAGCCCCGCCACCCAGTCTGCCAGTTTATATTTAGACATTCAGAACCGCGTTGCTACGGCGGGCGAAATGGGCTTGCTGGGTCTCGCCTTCCACCCCAACTTCAAGCAGAACGGCTACTTTTTTGTCAATTACGTCAAGGAGAATCCCCGCGAAACCATCATCAGTCGTTTCAAGGCATCCAGTACCACCGCCAACCAGGTGGATCCGGCCACGGAGGTCGTGTTGCTACGAATCCCGCAGCCCGCTTTTGATAATCACAAAGGAGGTAAAATTGCGTTTGGGCGCGACGGATTCCTTTACATCGCCACGGGTGATGGCGGAGGCGGTGGCGATCCACTGAACAATGCACAAAACCGCACGAACTTACTTGGAAAAATCCTACGCATCGATGTTAATGGAAACAATAAAGGTACTTACGGGATTCCAGCTGATAATCCTTATGTCGGAAACAGCAACGGATTTCGGGAGGAGATTTATGCGTATGGCCTGCGCAATCCGTGGCGCTTTAGCTTTGATTTCATTACCGGTCAACTATGGCTTGCCGATGTAGGCCAGGGCAAGTTCGAAGAGATTGATATTATCACCAAAGGCGGTAATTACGGCTGGCGGCTGAAAGAAGGAAACAGCTGCTACAATCCGGAAACCAACTGCGACCAACCGGGTCTGGTAGCTCCCATTTTCCAATACGGACGCACGGAAGGTGTTTCGATCACGGGGGGCACGGTTTACTGGGGCCGCCGTCAGGCTACTTCGCTGAAAGGAAAATACATTTACGGCGATTTCGGCTCTGGAAAAATCTGGGCCTTGACTTTTAGTGGAAACAAGGTAATCAGTAACGAGGTGATTGTCGATGATGCCGGTTCGATTTCTGCCTTCGGCGAAGATGCCAACCGGGAATTATATATTCTTGATTTCGGAACAGGCACGATTAAACGCATGGCTGTTCAGTAA
- a CDS encoding threonine ammonia-lyase, whose product MVNFNDIRDAHERIQNYIHRTPVMTNQTINDLAGAHIYFKCENFQKIGAFKARGGLNAVLQLTEEQLAKGVTTHSSGNHAQAIAYAARQVGTKAYIVMPRTAPQVKKDAVRGYGAEVIECEPTLEAREEGVREIMERIGAELVHPFDDNRVIAGQATAAKELMEEMSQPLQTIMAPVGGGGLLSGTALSTHFLSPETEVIAGEPEGAADAILSFQSGQIEKAPYINTIADGLLTNLSERTLSIIQRHVTAILTVSDPEIIAAMRLVWERMKIVIEPSAAVPLAALLKNKEQFAGQRVGIIITGGNVDLGKLPF is encoded by the coding sequence ATGGTAAATTTTAATGACATTCGCGACGCCCACGAGCGCATCCAAAATTACATTCATCGGACCCCGGTTATGACCAACCAGACCATTAATGATCTGGCCGGAGCCCATATTTATTTTAAGTGCGAAAATTTCCAGAAAATTGGTGCGTTCAAAGCGCGTGGCGGCCTGAATGCCGTGCTTCAACTGACGGAGGAGCAATTAGCCAAAGGAGTTACAACGCATTCATCCGGTAACCACGCGCAGGCCATTGCCTACGCGGCCCGGCAAGTAGGCACAAAGGCGTACATTGTGATGCCACGCACAGCCCCGCAGGTCAAAAAAGATGCCGTTCGGGGTTATGGGGCGGAAGTCATCGAGTGCGAACCAACGCTGGAAGCACGCGAAGAAGGCGTGCGGGAAATCATGGAACGTATTGGCGCCGAGCTGGTTCACCCGTTCGACGATAACCGGGTAATTGCGGGCCAGGCGACCGCCGCCAAAGAGTTGATGGAAGAAATGAGCCAACCCTTACAGACCATCATGGCCCCCGTGGGCGGTGGCGGCCTCCTCAGCGGAACGGCTTTGAGTACGCATTTTTTGAGTCCGGAAACCGAAGTGATTGCCGGTGAACCCGAAGGAGCTGCGGATGCCATCTTGTCGTTTCAAAGCGGGCAGATCGAGAAAGCACCTTACATCAACACCATTGCCGACGGCCTGCTGACCAACCTCAGCGAGCGAACCCTGAGCATTATTCAGCGGCATGTGACGGCTATTCTAACCGTTTCGGACCCGGAAATTATTGCCGCCATGCGACTCGTTTGGGAACGCATGAAAATTGTTATTGAACCTTCGGCGGCCGTACCACTCGCTGCTTTGCTGAAAAACAAAGAGCAATTTGCCGGGCAGCGTGTTGGCATCATCATAACCGGTGGCAACGTCGATTTGGGGAAATTACCTTTTTAA